Part of the Candidatus Margulisiibacteriota bacterium genome is shown below.
CTCGTCGGAATTCATGACCTTTGCTTCTCTGTCAGAAAAATTCGAAAAGGTCAATTGCAAACTTGTCGGGCTTTCTGTTGACGGGTTGTACAGCCATATAGCATGGCTAAGGACCCTGAAGGAAAAGATCGAATATAAGGGTATGAAGAATGTCGAGGTCCAGTTCCCCCTGATAGAGGACATAACGATGGAGGTAGCAAAAAAATACGGCATGATACAGCCGGGGGAAAGCTCGACAAAAGCGGTCAGGGCGGTCTTTGTCATAGATCCCAAAGGCATAATCAGGACCATACTGTATTATCCGTTAAGCCTGGGAAGAAATTTTGACGAGATCTACCGAATTGTTGTGGGATTGCAGACAGCGGATGCTTTTTCCGTTGCTCTTCCCGCGGACTGGCAGCCCGGGGACGATGTTATCGTTCCTACCGCCGGCTCATGCGGAGTTGCCAAGGAAAGAATGTCGGGCAAAGAAGACATAAAGTGCTATGACTGGTTCTTCTGCACCAAGAAACTTCCAAAAGAGAAGGTTTTTGGCGCGATAATGAAGAAATGACGGTATAACCGGCACAGGC
Proteins encoded:
- a CDS encoding peroxiredoxin; the encoded protein is MENSSPCAHMPLINEKAPSFKAVTTQGELNFPDQYAGSWVILFSHPADFTPVCSSEFMTFASLSEKFEKVNCKLVGLSVDGLYSHIAWLRTLKEKIEYKGMKNVEVQFPLIEDITMEVAKKYGMIQPGESSTKAVRAVFVIDPKGIIRTILYYPLSLGRNFDEIYRIVVGLQTADAFSVALPADWQPGDDVIVPTAGSCGVAKERMSGKEDIKCYDWFFCTKKLPKEKVFGAIMKK